From Pelosinus fermentans DSM 17108, the proteins below share one genomic window:
- a CDS encoding MYG1 family protein: MINEKNIKTIGTHSGKFHADDVMATAMFRLLLGDIKVTRTRDENILRTLDLVYDISLGEFDHHQLNKEIRENNIPYAACGLIWREFGSRIIQKFDSQLEENDIISIFDSVDKNLVQGIDATDNGIDIKSDIKVTSISDIIQNFNPTWDSNDSIDEAFEKAVQYATEVIKRIISRQVSVIKARIIVNEAFENRTINEIMVLKNGCPWLQQLLKIDVNSEILFVISPDETNAEYKIQSVKKNADTFEARKDILESIRGKSSEEINSIIKIDDAIFCHKAGFIASTKSMESALKIAKLSVST; the protein is encoded by the coding sequence ATGATTAATGAAAAGAATATTAAAACGATAGGAACACATAGCGGGAAATTTCATGCAGACGATGTTATGGCTACCGCTATGTTCAGGTTACTGCTCGGCGATATAAAGGTAACAAGAACAAGAGATGAAAATATACTTAGAACTCTAGATCTTGTTTATGACATATCCTTGGGAGAATTCGATCATCACCAACTAAATAAAGAAATAAGAGAAAATAATATTCCGTATGCTGCTTGTGGTTTAATCTGGAGAGAGTTTGGTTCAAGAATAATACAAAAGTTTGATTCTCAGCTTGAAGAAAATGATATCATCTCAATTTTTGATTCTGTTGATAAAAATTTAGTGCAGGGGATTGATGCTACAGATAATGGCATAGATATAAAATCAGACATTAAAGTCACTTCAATAAGTGATATTATCCAAAATTTTAATCCTACATGGGATTCAAATGATTCCATAGATGAGGCTTTTGAAAAAGCTGTTCAATATGCTACTGAGGTTATAAAAAGAATAATAAGCAGACAGGTTTCTGTTATAAAAGCAAGGATCATAGTAAATGAAGCCTTTGAAAATAGAACTATTAATGAAATAATGGTTTTAAAAAACGGTTGCCCCTGGCTCCAGCAGCTGCTTAAAATCGATGTAAATAGTGAAATATTGTTCGTTATTTCTCCAGATGAGACCAATGCAGAATATAAGATTCAGTCTGTAAAGAAAAATGCCGATACTTTCGAAGCAAGAAAAGATATATTAGAATCCATTAGAGGAAAATCAAGTGAAGAAATCAATTCCATCATTAAGATAGATGATGCGATATTTTGTCACAAAGCAGGATTTATAGCATCAACTAAAAGTATGGAGAGCGCTTTAAAAATAGCAAAATTATCAGTTAGCACTTGA
- a CDS encoding helix-turn-helix domain-containing protein, translating to MDTAKRLKELRELKGYTINKLATISGLSQGFVRQIELGEKQPTVDSLSKLCTGLGISLADFFADQATELPDQMKPLVSHLVSFAQTLTPDQKEALRAIGKSLADIT from the coding sequence ATGGATACCGCAAAACGTCTTAAAGAACTACGTGAATTAAAAGGGTATACAATAAATAAACTTGCAACTATATCAGGATTATCACAAGGTTTTGTTCGGCAAATAGAATTAGGCGAGAAACAGCCAACCGTTGATTCTTTAAGTAAATTATGTACTGGTCTGGGAATAAGTCTAGCTGATTTTTTCGCTGACCAAGCAACTGAACTGCCAGACCAGATGAAGCCTCTCGTCAGTCATCTGGTTAGCTTTGCGCAAACTTTAACTCCAGACCAGAAAGAAGCTTTAAGAGCAATTGGAAAAAGCTTAGCAGATATAACTTAA
- a CDS encoding CBO0543 family protein: MNYPSDEQLAEMMRQLTQARIENFLGQHIGTWRWWVLVILLIAPWFIWYKLVDKKRILEVTLFGVIIMVFTITLDEMGFVLSLWSYPVEVIPILSRLTSIDYTMLPIIFMLVYQYFSTWKRFLGALVVLSTVFSFVAEPIVVYFGFYVLLKWLYWYSFPIYIIMGLLARWIVKRLIDIERKG; encoded by the coding sequence ATGAATTATCCGTCTGACGAACAACTCGCAGAAATGATGCGTCAATTAACTCAAGCTCGAATTGAAAATTTCCTGGGCCAGCATATTGGTACCTGGAGATGGTGGGTTCTTGTTATATTACTGATTGCTCCCTGGTTTATTTGGTATAAATTAGTCGATAAAAAGAGGATTCTCGAAGTTACCCTGTTCGGGGTAATCATTATGGTATTTACAATTACATTGGACGAAATGGGTTTCGTGCTCTCCTTGTGGAGTTATCCGGTAGAAGTTATCCCAATACTTTCCCGGCTTACTTCGATCGATTATACGATGCTGCCAATTATCTTTATGCTGGTATACCAGTACTTCTCAACCTGGAAGCGTTTTTTAGGGGCGCTGGTTGTCCTATCAACGGTATTTTCATTCGTGGCCGAACCTATTGTTGTATATTTTGGATTTTACGTACTGCTTAAATGGTTGTACTGGTATTCATTCCCTATTTATATCATTATGGGCTTACTGGCAAGATGGATAGTTAAAAGGTTGATTGACATAGAACGAAAAGGTTAG
- a CDS encoding TIGR00730 family Rossman fold protein, producing the protein MNKVICVYSSSSAAIDPVYFDAASALGREIAAKGDLFLFGGGLTGLMGACARSVHQHHGHVIGIIPEALHVKGIVYDRCDELVVTKCMRERKAIMDERSDAFIALPGGYGTLEEILEIITLKQLRYHNKPIVILNINHFYDKLLEHFGKVICQQFAKIECSELYFVTGDISSALDYIDSYEPPVFEKRWLTDVED; encoded by the coding sequence ATGAATAAGGTTATTTGTGTATATAGTTCTTCCAGTGCGGCTATCGATCCGGTTTATTTCGATGCAGCTTCAGCTCTGGGACGTGAAATCGCAGCGAAAGGAGATCTGTTTCTTTTCGGCGGCGGGCTTACCGGTCTTATGGGGGCCTGCGCCCGATCGGTGCATCAGCACCATGGGCATGTTATAGGGATCATCCCGGAGGCATTACATGTCAAGGGAATTGTATATGACAGGTGTGATGAACTGGTTGTGACAAAATGCATGCGGGAGAGAAAGGCAATCATGGACGAACGCTCCGATGCGTTTATTGCATTACCCGGAGGATACGGTACCTTGGAAGAAATTCTGGAAATAATAACATTAAAACAGCTGCGGTATCATAATAAACCAATCGTCATTTTGAATATCAATCATTTCTATGACAAACTGCTGGAACATTTTGGGAAGGTCATTTGCCAGCAATTTGCAAAAATAGAATGCAGTGAACTCTACTTTGTGACAGGGGATATTTCTTCTGCTCTAGATTATATTGATTCATATGAGCCGCCTGTGTTTGAAAAGCGCTGGCTTACAGATGTGGAGGATTAA
- a CDS encoding helix-turn-helix domain-containing protein, with protein sequence MNIDYIAIGQRIRKIRKKHFTQEKLAEKLDVSSVYISQVENGKTRINLEMLVRIAGLLDTDPGYFLAGVAYQTQDYLKSDLASLLRDCPPERLQLIYNVVKLIVNHGELPAATQR encoded by the coding sequence ATGAATATAGATTATATTGCTATTGGGCAACGAATTAGAAAAATTCGCAAAAAACACTTCACGCAAGAAAAACTTGCGGAAAAGTTAGACGTTTCCTCGGTCTATATTAGTCAGGTTGAAAACGGTAAAACTAGAATCAATCTGGAAATGCTGGTACGCATAGCAGGCTTGCTGGATACAGACCCTGGCTATTTCCTTGCCGGCGTGGCTTATCAAACCCAGGATTATCTTAAATCTGACCTGGCAAGTCTTTTACGGGACTGTCCGCCAGAAAGGCTTCAATTAATTTATAATGTAGTTAAACTCATTGTTAACCATGGGGAACTTCCAGCGGCGACTCAGAGGTAA